From one Lotus japonicus ecotype B-129 chromosome 3, LjGifu_v1.2 genomic stretch:
- the LOC130746391 gene encoding pectinesterase, producing MSKLRQAYAGISDSGNHISLSKSKKKLILALFSALLLAASVAAIVAGVNSHKKNTTSSSSITASSLTLSHHSHTIIKTACSSTFYPELCFSAVASEPGVTHKVTSHKDVISLVLNITFRAVEQNFFTVEKLLARRKGLTEREKTALHDCLETIDETLDELKEAQSDLKLYPNKKTLYQHADDLKTLISSAITNQVTCLDGFSHDGADKQVRKALEKGQIHVEHMCSNALAMAKNMTDSDIADFEKNSVAGEKTGSRKLMEAGEVWPEWISAADRRLLQAGTVKADVVVAADGSGNFKTVSAAVAAAPEKSKTRYVIKIKAGVYRENVEVPKKKTNIMFLGDGRTTTIITGSRNVVDGSTTFHSATVAVVGGNFLARDITFENTAGSSKHQAVALRVGGDLSAFYNCDILAYQDTLYVHNNRQFFVNCLIAGTVDFIFGNSAVVFQNCDIHARRPGSGQKNMVTAQGRVDPNQNTGIVIQKCRIGATKDLEPVKNSFPTYLGRPWKEYSRTVFMQSSISDVIDPAGWHEWSGNFALNTLVYREYQNTGPGAGTSKRVAWKGVKVITSASEAQAFTPGSFIAGSNWLGSTGFPFSLGL from the exons ATGAGCAAGCTAAGACAAGCCTACGCCGGAATCTCAGATTCCGGCAACCACATTTCCCTTTCTAAGTCCAAGAAGAAGCTCATCTTAGCCCTCTTCTCCGCCCTTCTACTGGCCGCCTCCGTGGCGGCCATAGTCGCCGGAGTAAACTCCCACAAGAAAaacaccacctcctcctccagCATCACCGCCTCCTCCCTCACCCTCTCCCACCACTCCCACACCATAATCAAAACCGCCTGCAGCTCCACATTCTACCCTGAGCTCTGCTTCTCCGCCGTCGCCTCCGAGCCCGGCGTGACCCACAAAGTCACCTCCCACAAAGACGTCATAAGCCTCGTCCTCAACATCACCTTCAGAGCCGTGGAGCAAAACTTCTTCACTGTGGAGAAGCTCCTCGCCAGAAGAAAAGGCCTCACCGAGAGAGAGAAGACCGCACTCCATGATTGCTTAGAAACCATTGATGAAACCCTCGACGAGCTCAAAGAAGCGCAGAGCGATCTCAAGCTTTACCCGAACAAGAAGACTCTCTACCAGCACGCTGATGACCTCAAAACTCTCATCTCCTCCGCCATAACCAACCAGGTAACCTGCTTAGACGGATTCTCCCACGACGGCGCCGACAAGCAGGTGAGGAAGGCTCTGGAGAAAGGGCAGATTCACGTGGAGCATATGTGCAGCAATGCTTTAGCCATGGCGAAGAACATGACTGATTCTGATATTGCAGATTTTGAGAAGAACAGTGTTGCAGGGGAGAAAACAGGGAGCAGGAAATTGATGGAGGCAGGGGAGGTTTGGCCGGAGTGGATTTCTGCGGCGGATAGGAGGCTGCTGCAGGCGGGGACAGTGAAGGCGgatgtggtggtggcggcggatgGGAGTGGGAACTTTAAAACGGTGTCGGCTGCGGTGGCGGCGGCGCCGGAGAAGAGTAAGACGAGGTATGTGATTAAGATAAAAGCAGGGGTTTACAGAGAGAATGTGGAGGTTCCAAAGAAGAAGACGAATATCATGTTCTTGGGTGATGGTAGAactaccaccatcatcaccgGTAGCAGAAATGTTGTTGATGGAAGCACCACTTTCCACTCTGCCACCGTTG CCGTAGTGGGTGGAAATTTCTTGGCACGAGACATAACTTTCGAGAACACAGCAGGGTCCTCAAAGCACCAAGCAGTGGCCCTACGAGTGGGCGGGGACCTCTCCGCCTTCTACAATTGCGACATCCTGGCCTACCAAGACACACTCTACGTCCACAACAACCGCCAATTCTTCGTGAACTGCCTCATAGCAGGGACAGTCGACTTCATCTTCGGCAACTCCGCGGTGGTGTTCCAGAACTGTGACATCCACGCGCGGCGACCGGGCTCAGGCCAGAAGAACATGGTCACAGCCCAGGGCCGCGTGGACCCGAACCAGAACACCGGCATTGTGATCCAAAAGTGCAGGATTGGTGCCACTAAGGACTTGGAACCTGTGAAGAATAGCTTCCCTACTTATCTTGGGAGGCCATGGAAGGAGTATTCAAGGACTGTGTTCATGCAGAGTAGTATCAGTGATGTGATTGACCCTGCTGGATGGCATGAGTGGAGTGGGAACTTTGCATTAAACACTTTGGTTTACAGGGAGTATCAGAACACTGGGCCTGGTGCTGGAACCTCTAAGAGGGTTGCTTGGAAAGGGGTTAAGGTTATTACAAGTGCTTCTGAGGCCCAGGCTTTTACTCCTGGGAGTTTTATTGCTGGGTCTAATTGGTTGGGCTCTACAGGCTTTCCCTTCTCTCTTGGGTTGTAA